The Ficedula albicollis isolate OC2 chromosome 5, FicAlb1.5, whole genome shotgun sequence genome includes the window AAGTAGCTCCTGGTCTCGGGCTCATTGCTGGTGGAAAGTGAAAGGAGAGACAGCCCTGTGCTGGTAAgatccaggctgggagggacaaCGTGTCCCCTCATTCCTTATgtcccttccagcagctgccaggacgCCTGCACAGCCTGGATTCACCCCACAGGATCCACAGGCCGGTCTTCCCCTTGGGAAGAGCCCCGTTCTCCCACATGGAGCACAGGATGGGGGTCTGGGTCACTGTGGGATGAGGGGGATGAAAGGTCCAGGAGACCCTCAAGGCTCTGGAGTCACTGTGGGATGAAAGGGACAAAACTGGGCGGCTTCTCTGGGAGATCTTTGATGCCAGTTGAATAATCCAAGTGGGAAGCAGCCCTTTCCCGGGGTCTATGTCACCAGGTGCTTCCTGCAGGTCAAGACCTGCTGTGTGGTCAATGTGGGAGTTGTCCTGGGCACGCTGGTGGCCACCGGGATCCACGGCACGGCCATCACCCGGAACATTCCCGGCTGCGAGAGCTCCGGGCCCTTCCACATCCACCCGGAATGGTGCCTCAGCATGAGCAGCAAGGTACGGACACCGGCATTGTGCTGGGGACCTGAATCCCCGGGTGGGATGTTCGAGGATCCAGGTCGTGCTCGGGTGGTGGATCCCGGCgtcttccccttctcctcttccttgcAGATGCTGAGCAACGTGCTGGATTCCACCTTGGTGATTCTCGGCCTCCTGGAATTCTGCGCGGCCGTGGCGGTTCTGGCGTTCGGATACGACACAGTCCGGCAGCACACGTACACCCAGCTGGTGAGGGAGGCGGGCATCCACGGCAATCCCTGGAAATCCCTGGAATGCCGATCCACCCCTTCCTTCCTCCGAAGGGCTGCCCCGATCCGGGCGTTCCTGGGTGGCTCCCGGAGATTTCCCTGGATctccctggttttgttttcccaggcGCTGTAGCCACAGCCAAGCCCCCGTGGTGCCGCATCCCGGGGGGGTCGCCCGTACCGGAGCGCCCTGGGATGCCCTCAGCGTGTTCGGACCCCAATAAAGgcctctcccccagcccagcccgcgCGTGTCTCCGGAGGTTACTCGGGGTGAGGGCGGGAGGGTGGAGAGCTCGTCCCGGGTGTGTTTGAGGGAGTTCGGGAGGTCCCGGTACCGGCAGTCACGGTGCCGGGCGGTGCTGCCCGGCAGAAAGATGGCGGCCGTGCCCGGCACAAAGATGGCGGCCGCAGCCGTGCAGCGGAGGGTATTGCCCGGCACAAAGATGGCGGCCAGGGCGGCGCTCTGGCTTCGCGTTTTCGCGGGGAGCGCGACTCTGACGTCATCCCTCTGCGACGCCCTGGGGCCGCGTGGATCATGGAGGGGGGAAACGGGGCGACCCCGGGACCGGGAGCGACCCCCGAGGGGCCCAGCGGGGCCGCCTCGGCTCGGCGGCGGCGGAAAGGCGGCAAGAAGCGGCAGGAGGCGGTGGCAGCCATCCCGCGGGGCAAGCCCAAGTCGGGGCGTGTGTGGAAGGATCCCGGGAAGAAGAGGTGGGAAGGGAGGCGGGAATGGAGGGGTCAGTTCTTggaggggctctgggctccAAAAGGGCTGTTTGGGGGGTCATGAGGCCtgggggaatttttgggggggCTCTCGGGGCTTGTGAGGCGGTTCCGGAGGTATTCACAGGCTTTAGGAAGGATCCAGCGGTGACAGGGGTGACTTGGAGGGGATGCCGAGGAGCTGAGAATGCCGTGGGATGCTCCGAGGTTGGCGGAGTTTCATGGAAttctggagaggagctggagtggCCTCAGCTGCATCCCGGGGTTTTTGGGGAGCCAACACGTCCCGTGTGCCCACCCAGGTTCTCCCACATGATCCAGGACAAGGCGCTGCGCAGCTCCTGGGCACGGAAAAtgaaggagaggcaggagaagaaGCTGGTCCGGGATCTGGCGCGGCAGCTGGAGGAAGCgaagcagagggagaaagaggtaacagggctggggagctggggaattCCCATCTTTCCCAAGCTCAATGCCATGTCTCTGTCCTCTTCCCGGGTgtcagggctgtggcagagtCCAGGAAAagggcagctgggatggagaattccctgtgctggtgccaaATCCAGTTGCTGGCAGTCACATGCTCCAAGTCATTGACTCGGAATAAACTCCCTGGGTCAATTCCAGCCTCGCCCAGGgtggaaaagctgctgaaatggcAGATTTCACACTTGGGTGGGCATTGGCACTGGTTTGGGTTTAATCCTGGAGGAAGGGATCTGCAGGGAATGTTTtggtgctgctcccacaggaaAAGAAGCGGCGGCGGGAGGAAAACCTGAAGCGGCGCCTGGAAAACGAGCGGAAAGCCGAGATTGTCCAAGTGGTGAgtcccctctgccagctgggaaCAGTGCTGGGAACACCCCACAACCTCCAGCCCCCCATGGAGCAGCCTCTAATTTGCTCCAGTTCCTCTCCCTGTCTCCATCTTTGGAGGATACTGGGAGATTCCCAGCAAAGCTGGGCACACTGGAAGCGTGGCCCCTGTGTTCTCCCAGCATTGGGAACACCAGAACTGAGAGCTAAAGGAGCAAGGAAAATGTGGCACTGATGGGGATCCATGTGGGAAAATCATGGCTTTTCCATCAGGAGCTCGGGGTGGGAGTGGTGAAGGCCTCACCTGTGAGGGTGAGGATGGGGTTAGTTTTGGGATAAATCCCCTCCTACATCCTGAATCCTTGGTGGTGGGAGGCTGGGGGTCATCTATGCCTGTCTTGCCTCATTCTCACACTCTGCTCCATTCCTGGAAATGCTCGaggacagagcttggagcaacctgcaCTAGGGGAAGGTGCCCCTGGCCGGGGTGGAACCGGATCATCCCTAAggtcccttcaacccaaaccattccaggctcctgtgattccatgaaatcccctctctcctcctgttTCGCAGATCCGGAACCCCCTGAAGCTGAAGAGGGCCAAGAAGAAGCAGCTGAGGCGGGTGGAAAAGCGGGACACGCTGGCCCGGCTCCAGAAGACGCCCGTGAGGCGCAGCACGGCCACGGAATGAGGCGGGAATCGGGATGCTGCCGTGCCCAAGCCATGATTCCTACAGATCCTGCTCCTTGCCGGGGGCTTTTCTTCAGCTTGCCAGGCAGGAATCGCTGCCAGGACCCTCAGTGTTGGACAAACAACaggacagggctgagggggTGTAATCCGCAGGAGCCAGCTGCTGGATCCCCCAAGCCCTGTGGGATCAGGATGTGGCCTGTGCCAGAGGCTGGAACAGAACTTTGCTTTCCCGAATTTGCCTTTTCCTCATAAAAATGAATAGAAACTGAGAAGACAGACTCGtctgcagtggctctggggtCTGAGGGCTCCAGCTGGGACCTTCCCTAAGGCTTTCCTAGGATTGCAGTGTGCCGTGGCCCCTCATTCCTTGCAGTTCCCCTTTCTCCAATGAGGGAATTCCTGTTGGGAACGAGCCCTGGAACCTGTCAGCAAGGAAGGGGGAGCCGGTGTCACACACCCTCCTGTGGGGGGCAACACTGGGAATTTGGcgggggctgggagctggaaatCCACGTGGATTTCTTCacattcctgttttttcttggtCCGTGAACACTGCTTTCTGCATTCCTGGGGAAGAATATGGCCGTGAGctggatggaggggatggagggacaaAGGGGTGCACTGGGTGTAAAATGGGACTGCAGGAATCGGTTTGAAGCCCTGGGATGGGAATGCAGGGTCCTGGAGCTTCATCCTGGGGTGGCAATTTGGGGGGGCCCCTCAGAATTGGGATGGGGTGTTCCGTGCATGTCCAAGACGAGGCCACAGGGAAAGTGGGGCCTGGCAGGAATTTCAGGGTGTGGCCGGTGCCAGCCTGGCCCGGGGTCatggggcaggagggctctgcccTCGCCATTCCCGGGTTAATGATTTCCAAGGAATCCTTTTGAgcctctccctctgcagagcccactGCTCGGGCTTTACCCGGCGGGGTAAGAGCAGGGGGAGCTCTCGATTTCCTGGTGGGACGGATGTGGGAGAACCGCGTGTCTCCTCCCAGCGCTGGATGGGGGCCAGcgtccctgctcccaggctgccGTGCTGCAcggagagggagagggagaggggagagggagcgGGGCGCCCACGGGACTGGGGGCTCGCAGCCCCGGGACCCCCACCCTGCTGCGGCCCCGCGGCGGGGAGCGGGATAAGGAGAGGGGACGGTGCGGGCTGGGAGACACACGGAAAAGGGGTGTCCCGGTGCCGGGTGGGTTTTGGAGCAGGGCTTTGGGGTCAGAGGGTGGAAGGCGGTGAggaaggaggggatggggaaaagggaaggagggaaggagtgggtggggacagggaagcAGAGGATTGGGATCACGGAAGGAAGGGACCCGGAAGGGAGGGGACAAGggccagggaaggaggggacagggacagggatggggacatgggaaGGAGGGATaggcacagggaaggagggatgccAGCAGAACTATCTGGACCACAAACCCCGTGCTGGTGGTCCCCCGTGAGGATCCCTGGGGACAGacccctgcccccagccccctcctggGCATGGCAACCCCTGTGGGACACTCGGGGTGATTCCCATTCCCAGGTGCACCATGGTGGAGGTGACAGTGACTCCGCAGTCCTCGCTGGCTGACCGGCCGGTGCAGATCCGGGTGCGGGgactgtccccatcccagctcgTCACCCTCCGGGCATGGCTGAAGGACGAGCAGGGCGAGTGCTTCCAGTCCCGCGCCTTTTTCCGCGCCGACGGAGCCGGAGAGGTGGACCCTGGGCTCCACGCTGCCCTGGGGGGCAGCTACTCTGGGGTCTGGCCCATGGGGCTCTTGTGGTTCCTGCAGCCCGACACCCTTTTCCGCCGGCTGGTCAAGCGGGACGTGGCCGGCAGCCCCTTCCGCGTGCGGCTGGAAGTGTTTGACGGGCTCTGCCTGGGCGCGGATCCCCGGGAGCAGCCGCTGGCATCCTGCGAGGCCGAGCGCTGGTACGTGGGCCCCGGAGTGCAGCGGGTGCCCGTCCGCGAGGGAAGGGTCCGTGGAGCCCTGTTCCTGCCTCCTGGTGAGCCCTGGGGAGCGGGGAATTCCGGGATGTCCAACTTCGGGACCTGCGGGATGCTCCTTCTTGGGAGCTCTGTGGCGCCCAGCCAGTATTCCCTTGGGAGCCTGGGATACTGATACTGAACCTTGGGATCTTGGGGATGCCAAGCATCAGAACCCCTGGGAAAACAACACTGGGACTCATGGGATGCTAAATCATAGGATTCCTGAgttgtccagccctgggacCCCAGGGAAAACAAACCTCGGGACCCCTGGGATGCCCAAAGTTGGGACCCCTGGGACACCCAAAGCTGGGATCCCTGGGTTGTCCAGTCTTGGGATCCTTGAGATGCCAAACCTCAGGATCTTGGGATGCCCAGCCTCAGGACCCCCAGGATACTAGACCTTGCGCCCCTGGGATGCCCAACCATGGATGCTGGCTCCCCATCCCTGACATTCTCCTGGTCTTCCTGCAGGTCCAGGCCCCTTCCCTGGGGTCATTGACCTGTTTGGGGGTGCGGGGGGACTGATCGAGTTCCGGGCGGGGCTCTTGGCCAGCCGAGgctttgctgtgctggccctCGCCTTCTTCGCCTATGACGACCTGCCCCGAGTCCTGGCCCAGCTGGACCTGGAATATTTTGAGGAAGcggcagagctgctcctccgGCATCCCAAGGTGAGTCCTGGAGCGTGGAGGAAGGCACCTGtgagccagggtgtgctgggCATTGGAGGAAACTTGGTGAGCGGGATGTCCAGGTGACCAGGGGCAATGTCCCAGGAATACACCAGTGAGTGGGATGTCCTGGAGACTGGGGGTATCCCACGAGGACATCCTCGTCCTGGCACCCAGGGATGTCCCAGCAAATGTATTATCCCTGTGTGTTATCCCAGCTGGCGCCATTTCCTCTTGCTTCAGGTGCGAGGCCCAGGCCTGGGCGTGGTGGGCGTCTCCAAAGGTGCAGAGGTGGCCTTGTCCATGGCCACCTTCCTGCCACAGGTGGTGGCCACAGTGTGGATCAACGGCACGGCCTTCCTGTATGGAAACCCGCTGGTCTACAAGGAGCTCCGCATCCCTCCCATTCCCTACTACACCGAGCGCATCCAGTTCACCGAGGTGGGAGCCATTGACAACTCCGCCATCTTCGCCGACCCGCGGGATCCCGCCTACAGCGCCTCGGCCATCCCGGTGGAGAGGATCCGGGGAAAGGTGCTGTTCGTGGTGGGAGAGGCCGACCGGAGCTTCAACAGCAAGCTGTTTGCCGAGCTGGCGCTGGCGCGGATGCCGCCGGAGAGCGGCCGCATCCTGTCCTATCCCGGCGCCGGGCACCTGATCGAGCCCCCTGGATCCCCGCTGTGCAGCAACTCCAGCATCCGGGGCACTCCCAGGCCGGTGGCGTGGGGGggagagccccagccccacGCCCGGGCCCAGGAACATTCCTGGCAGGAGATCCTGCAGTTCTTGGAGCTCCATCTGGGGTCGGTTGCCAGCATGAAGCTGTGAGGGGTGGGGAAAACGGGGTTGGGGTCACCGGGATTGTCACTGCGAGGAATAAAGTGtcactggcagctcctgcctgtgctcctgggggGTGACGTGTGGGACAAAGGTTGGACACGGATTTAGGAGATGTATTGGAGATATTTGGGAGATACATCAGATATGTATGTGGGATAGGTGGGATACATGTACGCCCAGATATATATTGGATATATATCAGATATTTATTGGACATTCATATAGGATATGTATTGGATACATGTGGGACATCTATAGGATACAGGACAGACAGCTCAGACATATATAGCAcatatataaaacatatattagacatagatatatatatatataaacaggGCATATATGGGGCACACACAGAACACGTATTGGCCGTATATCAAACCCAGCTGTGTCTCTGGGGACAcactgctctctctgcagcttcccGGGGAGGTTTGAGGGAATCACATCCAGCCTCCAGCTCCTTGCCCTCCTGCCGggatccctgtgctcctgggagctggCGTGACCCTGTTCCCACGCCCAGGGCATGGGACAGGGAGCGGCTGTGACCAGAGCTCCAGGATGGGTGGGGAGGGGTGATGTGGTTTAATCCGCAGTAAAGATAAACCCCAGAAGGAAAACCTGGGGAAAGGGAGGCAGAGGACTTTGGAtgccctgtggcactgccagcagggcacagccagggtgcagcagggatttggggtaaCTGGCTGAGTCAGGTGCCACtggctctggggagctgggcacacaccagccttctcctttctccctggATAACTTGATCCAGCTGGGCATCCCGCCTGGCACCAGTTCCATTCCCTGTTCACTGGGACTGTCTCCAAGCACGGGATAAGCTTGGTTTGTCCTTGGTCACCGTGACACGGCCACAGGAGGTGACCACAGGGCCGGGGCACCGAGGTCACCGGCGGCACGGGAGCgaggagccctgggcagagctcatCCCACGGGATCAGCTGACCCTGACCCCCCCCCCGCATCCCATCTGGATATAAATGCACAGCGCAGAGCCCTGTGCTCCGTCTGTGTCACTGCCatgggacagagctgctccttcctcctgctcctcttcctcctgtcCCCGTGGCCCAGAGCCACCGTGGCACTCCTGCAGTACCGCCAGGAATGcggagagctgggaatgcagctcctggTCCTCCCGCCCCACGGCCGCTCTGTCCGCTTCAAGGTTCTGGGTGAGTGGGGGGAACTCCCCGGATCCCCTTGGGGTGCTGGATTTCCCTGGGATTCACCCCAAACCCGGAGTGTTCCATGGTGGTGGTATCCCGGTGAGATGAGCCCAATTGCTTGGATGAGCTGTTGCTGCTGCCCGGGGGGTTTCCATGCACCTGGATGTGTCACTTCCCCATGTCCATGGTGTCCCTCCAGATGAGTTTGGCTCCCGCTTTGATGTGGCCAACTGCTCCATCTGCCTCCACTGGCTGAATTCCAGAGAGGACGGCTCCGTCATCTTCTCCTCTGGCTACAAGGGCTGCCACGTCCTGTTCAAGGTGAcgctcctgtcccctctgcagtCCCCTCCAGCAGGATGGGGGTGACTGTCCCTCATGTCCCCTCGCAGGAGAACCGCTACATCCTGCgggtgcagctggaggagctgctgtccaGCGGGATCCCCGTCACCTCCTACGAGGTCAACATGACCTGCCCCAAGCCAGGTGGCTCTGAGATGCTCCCAGATGGAAAGCGGGAGCAGGCCCGGGACACAGGAGTCCTGTTCTCCCACACCGGCCTGCACCAGCTCTCTGAGTCCTCCCTCACCCTTACGGGATCCCACTACACATCCCAAGATCATGTGGAGCAGATTCACACAGTGGGACATTACGAGCCCAGCTCAGTCCTTCCTGGGATGCTGCACCATTCCAGTCCGGCTCATTCGGGGCTTCTGTCCCAGCCTAGTGGGGCTCATCCTGTCACCCAATTCCAGGGAAGCTTCATCCAGCCGGGAGTGCAGCCACTCCAGTCTGgggggcagagccagccagaGATGCTTCGCCCAGTGCTTGTATCCCAAAACCATCCCAGTTTTGTGCATCCCGGGGGtcagacacagccagggcatCTGCGTCCAGGGTCTGTATCCCAAAACCAGCCTGGGATGATGCATCCTGGGGGACAAAACCAGCCAGGGATTCGCCCAGGGTCTGTGTCACAAAACCAGCCTGGGATGATGTATTCTGGGGGACAAAACCAGCCAGGGATTCGCCCAGGGTCTGTATCACAAAACCAGCCTGGGATGATGTATTCCGGGGGACAAAATCAACCAGGGATTCGCCCAGGTTTTGTATCTCAAAACCATCCTGGGGGACAAAACCAGCCAGGGATTCAACCAGGGCTCCAGGGATTCGCCCAGGGTCTGTATCACAAAACCAGCCTGGGATGATGTATTCCGGGGGACAAAATCAACCAGGGATTCGCCCAGGTTTTGTATCTCAAAACCATCCTGGGGGACAAAACCAGCCAGGGATTCAACCAGGGCTTCGCCCAGGGTCTGTATCCCAAAACCAGCCTGGGATAATGCATCTTGGAGGACAAAACCAACCAGGGATTCGCCCAGGGTTTGTATCCCAAAACCCTCCCGGGGGCCAAAACCAACCAGGGCTTCGCCCTGGGCTTGTATCCCAAAACCAGCCTGGCTCGAGCTCCACTGGTGCCCAGACTTCCACAGGATTCCTGCgcccaggagctcagccccCAAACCAGGTGGGAATATCTCGTCCCAGTGATTACTCCAACTCCCAGACCGGGCTCCATGGCAACACtgggctgctccatcctggcCATCCCAGCCCGGCTTTGGTGCGCCCAGGACTCT containing:
- the LOC101816368 gene encoding membrane-spanning 4-domains subfamily A member 15-like, which gives rise to MAATTVTDAGSVRIITEVIPATDPRAAQLASGSQAPARTSFQTRVFRRAHPKVLGTIHIFAGIIHICFGIILTVSEHRNPSLPVASGILFWLGILLLVSGSLLVESERRDSPVLVKTCCVVNVGVVLGTLVATGIHGTAITRNIPGCESSGPFHIHPEWCLSMSSKMLSNVLDSTLVILGLLEFCAAVAVLAFGYDTVRQHTYTQLAL
- the CCDC86 gene encoding coiled-coil domain-containing protein 86 is translated as MEGGNGATPGPGATPEGPSGAASARRRRKGGKKRQEAVAAIPRGKPKSGRVWKDPGKKRFSHMIQDKALRSSWARKMKERQEKKLVRDLARQLEEAKQREKEEKKRRREENLKRRLENERKAEIVQVIRNPLKLKRAKKKQLRRVEKRDTLARLQKTPVRRSTATE
- the ZP1 gene encoding zona pellucida sperm-binding protein 1: MGQSCSFLLLLFLLSPWPRATVALLQYRQECGELGMQLLVLPPHGRSVRFKVLDEFGSRFDVANCSICLHWLNSREDGSVIFSSGYKGCHVLFKENRYILRVQLEELLSSGIPVTSYEVNMTCPKPGGSEMLPDGKREQARDTGVLFSHTGLHQLSESSLTLTGSHYTSQDHVEQIHTVGHYEPSSVLPGMLHHSSPAHSGLLSQPSGAHPVTQFQGSFIQPGVQPLQSGGQSQPEMLRPVLVSQNHPSFVHPGGQTQPGHLRPGSVSQNQPGMMHPGGQNQPGIRPGSVSQNQPGMMYSGGQNQPGIRPGSVSQNQPGMMYSGGQNQPGIRPGSVSQNQPGMMYSGGQNQPGIRPGFVSQNHPGGQNQPGIQPGLRPGSVSQNQPGIMHLGGQNQPGIRPGFVSQNPPGGQNQPGLRPGLVSQNQPGSSSTGAQTSTGFLRPGAQPPNQVGISRPSDYSNSQTGLHGNTGLLHPGHPSPALVRPGLSSWPGYIRPGLQPQPGLGRPGLQPQPGLLRPGSLLESTALFYPSAGAGTQLTREQCQVPVGRMPCLAPQGRDGCLQAGCCYDDMDRTTPCYYGNTATVQCLLEGYFVLVVPRGMVAAPYNPDSVRLASSQAGCEPLHTSEAFVMFRFPVTHCGTTVQVIEDRLIYENQLISTIDVQGSPRGSITRDSVYILHARCIYNSSDLLPLGVEVAAPPTAAALAMPGPLGLQLRIATDESYSSYHPVGDFPLVRVLRDPIYVEVRLLQKTDPNLVLVLHHCWASPGSHPTSQPQWPILVEGCPFQGDNYRTRLIPVGPASPELPFPSHYQRFVISTFTFVEPPGMAVLEGEVYISCSASVCHLAQPEPCRPSCQLGVPSRVRRSLGDRKRADSMGTVTSQGFIVFPEVPKRGRTQQRG
- the LOC101815920 gene encoding acyl-coenzyme A amino acid N-acyltransferase 2-like, which codes for MVEVTVTPQSSLADRPVQIRVRGLSPSQLVTLRAWLKDEQGECFQSRAFFRADGAGEVDPGLHAALGGSYSGVWPMGLLWFLQPDTLFRRLVKRDVAGSPFRVRLEVFDGLCLGADPREQPLASCEAERWYVGPGVQRVPVREGRVRGALFLPPGPGPFPGVIDLFGGAGGLIEFRAGLLASRGFAVLALAFFAYDDLPRVLAQLDLEYFEEAAELLLRHPKVRGPGLGVVGVSKGAEVALSMATFLPQVVATVWINGTAFLYGNPLVYKELRIPPIPYYTERIQFTEVGAIDNSAIFADPRDPAYSASAIPVERIRGKVLFVVGEADRSFNSKLFAELALARMPPESGRILSYPGAGHLIEPPGSPLCSNSSIRGTPRPVAWGGEPQPHARAQEHSWQEILQFLELHLGSVASMKL